The sequence ACGACCTGCCGCTCGAACACGCCGCGCGAGTCGGGGGAGTTGTCCGGCAGCCGGACCTCCGTGAGCGGCACGAACGCCGCGTCCCCGATGGTGCGGACCAGCACGCTGTAAACCTGTCCGTCGCGGTTGGGCCAGCAGCCGGTGAGACTTTCGATGCGGTCGATGTCATAGCCCCATGGCGCATCGTCGCTCGAAAAATGCCAGGTGATCGACCCGCCGTCGAGCGTGGACCAGCTTCCGTGCGTATCGCTGACGTTGGCGCTGTCCCAGACCACCGGACCGTCGGTCAATGCGTCGATCGACTGATTGGTGAACACGCCCGTCGCCGCCGCCCCTTCGCCCAGCTCGCGCGTCGCCGCGGCGGTCTGAAGCAGATCGTCCGCGGCGACCTTGAACGTGTTGAGGCGCGAGAGCGGACTGATTCGGCTCGTGATCAATTGCGCATCACAGAGCACCGGCAGCGTGATCGCCTCCGGCGACAAGCGACCCGCCGTCAGCGCCGTCAAAGCGCCCTCCGACAGTTCGTGCTCCGCCCCCGTCGCCTCGCGGATCAACACCCGACCCGCCAGCACGCGCACCTGCACGCGATCCAACTCGTCCACCGTCGCGACAAAGCGCGTGCCCAGGTCCACCACCGACGCCCCGCCCGGCAGGTCCAGCGTGAACCCGTGCGCCGCCGCCGGCACGTACACGCTCAGCGTGCCCGACGCCAGACGGCCGCGATTGGAGCCCGTCATCGCCAGTTCGCCCGGCCCGATCAGGTCCGCCACCGCCGTCGAACGGAACATCACCTGTGCCGTCCCCGCCGCCAGACGAATCGGCCCGCTCAGGTCCGAGCCCAACGCGTACTCCGCATCCGCGAACCGCGCGTCCGCCGAAACATCCGACAAAATCGCAAAGTTCCGCGCCGCGGCGGAATCGGATTTGGGATTGCGAATTGCGGATTGCGGATAGGGCAGCACAAAGACCATCACCAGCGCGGCGGCGAGCGCCACCAATGCCGCGATCGCCGCCTTGAAGCTGATCCCTGATCCCTGACCCCTGAACCCTTTTGCGTACCAGACGCTTCGCGGCGAAGCGCCGCTCAGCGTCGGCGTGGGCTCGCTGCGGGCGTCTTCCGCATCCCCCCACGCCGACGCTGAGCCCGCCTTGGGGCGAAGCGTCTGGTCCCGCGTGAGCGTTTCAATCATCATCCGCCGATGCCACACGAGCATCGCGAATCGCTCGCGCCGCTGCGCATCGCCGGCGAGCAGGGCGTTGAGCTTCTCGATCGTCTCCGCATCGCGCTCGTCCGACAGATACGCCATCGCCGCCTCGATCAGCGGCGCGTCCGCTTCGTCAAACGTCGGCAGCGACAGGCGGGGGGTCATGCTCATGACCGCACCTCGCCGCTGATGCGCCGGCGGAAGCATTCGAGCAGCGCCCGATGCGCCCGCGTCAATGCGACCTTGATCGTATTGGCGCTGCGGCCCATCGCCGCCGCCAGCGCTTCCCCGCTCAGATTCATCCGGTAGCGATGCTCGATGAGCTGGCGATGATAAGGCGACAACTCGTCGATGCATCGTCGGATCGCGCCCTGCGTCTCGCCCGCTTCCAGCGCGTCGAGCCGATCGAGCGGCGCTTCGAGCAGGTCCAGCACCTCGCTGTTGAGCACCGCCGGCCGCGCCGCGTCGTGACGCAACAGGTCGATGGCGATGTTCCGACCGGTCGTGCGGAGCCAGCGGCGCAGATGCACCTCGTTCTCGATCGAATCGCGATGATCCAGCGCCCGCACGGACAGTTCCTGAAGCACATCCTCCGCCCGGTGAAAGTCGCCCACCACCATGTCGATCCGCGCTAAAATCGCCGCCCGGTCCGACAGCAGAACGGACACGATCTGTTTTTCCGTGACGGACATGATCCGGTTTGGCTCCAGGCGCGCAAAGAGTCACCTTTATATACGGCCGCGGCGTCGGCGGCGGTACATGCCCATGAAAAAACCTGCCGACGCATCCACCGGCCGGCTTCAAGCATTTGTCGGTCCGTGCGTTATCGCTTGCGGCGCCCGATCAGCCCCGCCATCAGCATCAATCCCGCCGGCAGCGCCGCCGGCGTGGGGATCAAGAGGGCGATCTGGTGCAGGCCCAGATAGTTGTAGTCGATGCTGTGGCCCTGCTGATTGAGGATCGTGCCGAAGGAGCCGTTGAGCGTCGTGTAGTCGGCGAGGATGATCACCATGCCGCTCAGCGACGTCGTGATGTTCAAGACGCTTGAAGCGCCGAGCGTCAGGGTGCCGTTGACGCTGATGCGGTCGGCCACGCCGCCCACCTGTTCGAACAGGTATTCGTTGTTGAGGTTCAGCGCGCCATTCATGGTGAACGTGCCCGGCGAATCGCCCGGCGCGATCGTTCCGTTGACCGTCAGACTCGACGCCGTGATCGACCCGACGCCGCCGAGCGTCGCGCCGCCGCTCACGGCCCACGGCCGATCGCTGGTGATGCCCGTGTCCAGCAGCAGCTTGCCCGCGCCGACCGTGTTGGTCGACCCTTCGCCGGTCCACGTCTTGCTCGCCCCCGAAATCGTCCATGTGCCCCCGTCCAGCTTGTTGAACGCGAACACGCCGGTGACGTTGCCCGAGAGCGTGCCGTCGCCGGCCCCGCGGAGATTGAGCGTGTGGTTCCCGGCGAACGCGGCGTTGACAGCCCCGCTGATCGTCATCGACCCGGCGAGCGATTCGAGCGTGAGCTGCGCGTTGGCGTTGTTGGACACCGCGCCGCTCCAGGAGTTCGTGCCCGAGAGGTTCTGCAGGTACGTGGTGTTGACGGTCTCGCCCACGACGCTGATGTTGTTGGAGAGGATCAGCTTCGTGGCCGTGCTCGTAATGTTCGTCACGCCCGCCGTCGAACCCAGCGCGGTGCTGGAGGCGATGATCAGGTTGCCGTTGGACGCGGTGGTCGTGCCGGCGTAGGAGTTGTTGCCGCCGAGGGTCAGCGAGCCGGAGCCCGAATGCGTGAGGGCGCCGGAACCGGAGATGTCGTTGTTGACGGTCAGCGAATTGGACCGGTTGAAGGTCAGCGTTCCGTTGTCGGTCACATTGCCGGTGCCGAGCGACCCGGTCGTGCCGCCGTTGCCGATCTGAAGTGTGCCGGCGGAAATCGTCGTCGCGCCATAGCTGTTGCCGCCGGTGAGGATCAGCGTGTTGGCGGCCGACTTCGTCAGCGAACCCGAGCCGGAGATGGCGTTGCTCACGGTGATGTTGTCGGAGCGGTTGAAGGCGAGGATGCCGTTGTCGGTGACGGAGCCGGTGCCCAGCGTGCCGATCGTTCCGCCGTTGCCAATCTGGAGCGTGCCGGCGGTGATGGTCGTCGTGCCGGTGTAGGAGTTGGCGCCGGTGAGGATCGTCGTGCCCGAGCCGAGTTGGATCACGTTGCCGAGCGTGCCGGAGATGGCGTTGGCGACGGTGATGGAATCGGAGCGGTTGAAAGTCAACGTGCCGGTGTTGGTGACCGCGCCCGTGCCGATCGAGCCGGTCGTTCCGCCGTTGCCGACCTGAAGCGTGCCCGACGAGATCGTCGTCGCGCCATAGCTGTTATTGCCGGTGAGCGTGACGGTGTTCAGGGCCGACTTGGTCAGTGCGCCGGTGCCGGAGATGTCGTTGGCGATCGTCACATTGTCCGAGCGGTTGATGTTGAGCGTGCCGTTGTCGGTGACCGCGCCGGTGCCGAGCGTGCCGACGGTGCCGTTGTTGCCGATCTGCAACGTGCCGGCATTGATCGTCGTCGTGCCGTAGGTGTTGGTCGCCAGCAGCGTCAGCGTGCCCGCCCCGCCCTTGACGAGGTTCAGGGCGCTGGCGCCGGAATTGATGTTGCCCGAGAAGGAGTTGGCGGAGGCGTTGTTGACGGTGAACGTCGAGGCCGACCCGCCGTTGTTGGTGATGAGCATGCTCATCGTCGTGCCGTCATTGACAAGCCCGGCAACGGTCTGATTGCGGGCGTTGAGGTCGAACGTCGCCGTGCCCACGTTCGTCCCGTTGCCCAGATGCAGCGTCGTCCCGGTGGGCAGTCGGTCGTTGCCGACGTCGATCTTGAGCAGGCCGACGACGATGTTCGTCGCGCCCTTGTACGTGCTCACGCCGCTGAGAATCGTCGTGCCGGTGTTGTTGCGGACGTTGAGGTCGACGGTGTTGGCGCCGTCGCTGATGACGCCCGTGACGGTCAGCGAGCCGGCGTCGGCTCCGATGCGCGTGTTGGCGACGTTGGACAGAAGAATGTTGCCGTCCCAAATGTTGTCGCCGGTCTTGGTCTGAAGCGCGCCGATGTTGTTCGTGCCGGTCCCGGCGATAGTCAGACTCTCGCCGGTGACGGTGATGTTGCCTTGCAGCTCCAGCCGGGCGCCGGAGCCGACGGTCGTGCCGCCGACCGTCGAGCCCAGGGCGGTGTTGGACTGGATGTTGAGCACAGCCGTGCTGCTCAGTGCGATCGCGCCGTTGAACGAGTTGTTGCCCGAGAGCGTGGTGGTGCCGGCGGTGAGCGTCGCGCCGCTCATGCTGCTGATGTTGCCCGAGAGGTTGGCCGAGCCGCCCGACACGCCCAGCGTCGACATGTTGGTGATGTTGGCCGAGTCGGTGTACGTGCCGCTGGAGACGGTGACGGAGCCGGAGCCCGAGTGCAGTCCGGTGACGTTGACGGTGCCGCCGGCGACGCTGACGTTGCCGTTGCCGGAGAAGGCATTGGTGAGATTGAGGATGCCGCCGGTGGCGGAGATGTTGCTGGTGCCGGAGAACGCGCCGGTCAGGTTCAAGGTGCCGTTGGAGACGGTGGTTTGTCCGGAGTAGCTGGCGGTGCCGGAGAGTGTCAGCGTGCCGCCGGCGGTGGAGCGGGTCAGGGCCAGCGTCCCGCCGCCCGAGCCGTCCTGAAGCGTGCCGGCGTAGGTGAACGTGCCGCTGCTGTTGTTGATGGTCAGCGTGGCGTTGCTCGCGCCGCCGTTCTCGACGATGCTTGTCCCGACGGTCGCGCCGGTGTCGATCCCGGCGATGGCGACGCTCGTGCTGTTGAGCTGAAGCGTCTTGGTGTTGGCATTGGACCCGAAGTCCACCGCCTTGCCGTTGAGTGCCGCGGTGTTGCCGATCTTGACCGTGCCGTTGTTGAGCACGAGCGTGTTGTTGTACAGGTTGGCGCCGTTGAGTTCGAGCGTGCCGGTGCCGTTCTTGTTGACGGTGCCGATGCTCGAGGCGAAGTTGCCATTGACGATGATCGTGCCGGTGCCGTCGAATTGCTGCGTGCCGTTGGAGGAGTTTTCCCGGCTCAGCACGCCGTTGAACGTCAGCGTGCCCGAGCCGTTGTTGGTGTACACGGGCGCGCTGAGGTTGCCGATGTTGACGTTGAAAATCTGATTGGTGGTCACGCCGGCGTTGATCGTGATGCCCGGCCCGAACACCGTCGTGTCCAGCACCAGCTTCGATCCGCCGAAGGTGTACGCCGCCGCGCTGGACGTGTCGAAGACGATCTGTCCAATGATGCGATTGGCATCCACGGTGATCGCGGTGTTGCCGTTGCCGGCGTTATTGAAGGTGGCGATGTTGGTCGTCTGCCCCGAGGTGGTCGAGACGCTGGTGATCCCCGGCGCCGCGCCGCCGGACCAGTTGGTACCCGTCGCCCACAGCCCGTCCGTCGTGCCGTTCCACGTCTGACTGGCCGCCTGTGCCAGTGATGGAACCATCACGAGCGTACACCACACCCAACGCCCAAACCGACGCTGACTGCCGTCCATTCGAATTCTCCTGCGCGAGCGCCTCTGCCTCAATGCAACAAAGTGATCGTTCCAACGCCTCACCCCGCACAAACGCCTCTGCGGGGCTCACATATCAATTTACCGCGAGAAATCATTTCGTCACCAAAAATCCGGGCAATAATTTTTGATACAGCGCAAGCCGAGTATCGACAGTCGCTTGGACGCGATAAGGATTCACCCGCATCGGCGATCGCCGAATCGGCCGACCGGGCGTGCCATCGACCCGCTCGGCTTTACCGGTCAATGCGATTCGCCGCACAGAGCGTCAAGTTCGTGTTCGATGGCGGCGAGATTGCATGTGTGAAATATCGACCATGTCGCGACGCCCAAGAGCCAAAGACCGATGACCAGCGCGTCGGGGCCGCCAATGGACAGCAATAGGGTAACGCACAGAACGAGGGCGATTTGCAACGGGATTGCCGGGAAGGAGGTGACCTCCACCGCCGCTCCATCGGACTTCGCGACCACCTTCCCTGAAACCTGCAATTGCCAAATCGACGAATTCAGTTGAACGGTGAATGCGTCTTGCGTCAGCCATCCCGCGAGCGGGCGACCGGATTCCGTTCGCTGCCTCCGGAACGTCGTGATCGGCTCGACATGCGCCGCGAGCCGCTCCATGAACTGATCAACCGTCAGTCGCGTTTGCCGCACCCGTATTCGGTAGAGGATTCCCATGTGATTGACTGCATCAGGGCACGAGGGTTGCACTGTCGAGTTCCCGTTGGATTTCATCGAGGCGGGCGCGTTCGTATGACGCATCGCGAATGGATCCGCCGAAGAGCCCGAACGGTGTGTTGTAGTCGCGCGCGGTGATGCGGATGCGGGTGTCGGACGTGTCAACGGCGTCGATGACGATGTCGGTGTCGATGCTGGCGGGGGCGCCGCGGTAGTCGATGATGTTCACGACCCATTGTGCGCCGGTGTTGGGTTCCTTATGGCGCACGAAGCGGGGGCTGCCGGTAATGGCGGGTGCGACGGTGCCGGCAGGGGGCGAAGCGAGGGCGAGAAATTCGTCCATCAATGGATTGCCCGGTCCGGCGATCGCGCCCTGGAACGCTTGCGATGGATACATGCGGCGGACGGTCTGAACGACCTGCGCATAGGGCTTGTTCACGATGACGGACGTCGCGCACCCGGCGGCGAACAAGCATGCGAACAAAATAATCAGCGGCAGCGCGGCGCGGGAAGCCATGAAGCATTTTAGCTTGATCGATTCAGTGGCGTGAAGCAGTGACGTGGCGCAGGTCGACGACCTGTCCTGCGACACGGTTCGAACTCGAGTGATTGAAGAGTTAGAACGTGTGTGAGAAGATCATTGATCGACGAGCCGCGACCGTTAGGGAGCGGTCGAAACAGGTAACAACGGGTGGCGCCGTGACCGCGCCCTGACGGTCGCGGCTCGTTAAACTCCGCCTTCTCACACACGTTCTAAGAACCAAAAACGCGATCAACAACATCACGCCAGCAACAATCATGGAAAATCTCGACGAGTGAGTCTTCATGGGCGCTACCGTTCAATTTCGTCGATCCGGGCTCACACGCGTTCGTAGATACGATGATAGGCAATGACGCTCAATTGCACTTCACGCGGTCGGCGATTCGTTTGAATTTTCGTGATTCACATCCGGTTGGAGCGGAACAGAATTTGCCTCGTCGTGAATCGTCAGTATGCAATTGCGTCGTTCGGCGCACAGGTGTTTCGTAATTCGCGCACCGGAAAGGCAAATTCGCCTCCGGTGTGCGCGCGTTTCTGTAAGTCCTTGATTGATCGCGCACGGTCGTGTCGGGGCCTCCCCGGCGGTGCGCACGGGCGCGCCCGTGCGCGCGGGAAGTGCAGGATCAGGGCAGGAATATGCGGTTTTTGAGGCGGGAACGGGGGCGCACGGATAGGTTGAAAAACGCAAGAGTCGGCGCACGAGTGCGCGG is a genomic window of Planctomycetota bacterium containing:
- a CDS encoding sigma-70 family RNA polymerase sigma factor; the protein is MSVTEKQIVSVLLSDRAAILARIDMVVGDFHRAEDVLQELSVRALDHRDSIENEVHLRRWLRTTGRNIAIDLLRHDAARPAVLNSEVLDLLEAPLDRLDALEAGETQGAIRRCIDELSPYHRQLIEHRYRMNLSGEALAAAMGRSANTIKVALTRAHRALLECFRRRISGEVRS